The Anguilla anguilla isolate fAngAng1 chromosome 19, fAngAng1.pri, whole genome shotgun sequence genome has a segment encoding these proteins:
- the chst11 gene encoding carbohydrate sulfotransferase 11 isoform X3: MRRNPFATEACCPKGSHNALQELYNPTQAEFSGASFLHQARRDQVAEACRALGPPGRRRRALTPGDLRHLVVDDEHQLLYCYVPKVACTNWKRVMMVLTGGGRYAHPMDIPSSQAHVPANLRTLDQYSVPEINHRLNSFLKFLFVREPFERLVSAYRNKFTLKYNTPFHRRFGTLIVRRYRPNATQEALRSGADVRFAEFARYLADPATRRDGPLNEHWAPVHSLCHPCHLRYDLVGKYETLEDDANYLLRLAGVAPRLRFPSFAKSTRTTDQMAAAFFHNVSAQQQALLYQLYRLDFLMFNYSTPSYLQLH; encoded by the coding sequence gCGGAGTTTTCCGGCGCCTCCTTCCTGCACCAGGCGCGGCGGGACCAGGTGGCGGAGGCGTGCCGGGCGCTGGGCCCGCCCGGGCGGCGCCGCCGCGCCCTGACCCCCGGCGACCTGCGCCACCTGGTGGTGGACGACGAGCACCAGCTGCTGTACTGCTACGTGCCCAAGGTGGCCTGCACCAACTGGAAGCGCGTGATGATGGTGCTGACGGGCGGGGGCCGGTACGCCCACCCCATGGACATCCCGTCCAGCCAGGCGCACGTGCCCGCCAACCTCAGGACCCTCGACCAGTACAGCGTCCCCGAGATCAACCACCGGCTCAACAGCTTCCTGAAGTTCCTGTTTGTGCGCGAGCCCTTCGAGCGGCTGGTCTCGGCCTACCGCAACAAGTTCACGCTCAAGTACAACACGCCCTTCCACCGGCGCTTCGGCACGCTGATCGTGCGCCGGTACCGCCCCAACGCCACGCAGGAGGCGCTGCGGTCCGGCGCCGACGTGCGCTTCGCCGAGTTCGCGCGGTACCTGGCGGACCCCGCCACGCGGCGGGACGGGCCCCTGAACGAGCACTGGGCTCCCGTGCACTCGCTGTGCCACCCCTGCCACCTGCGCTACGACCTGGTGGGCAAGTACGAGACGCTGGAGGACGACGCCAACTACCTGCTGCGGCTGGCGGGCGTGGCCCCCCGCCTGCGCTTCCCCTCCTTCGCCAAGTCCACCCGCACCACCGACCAGATGGCCGCCGCCTTCTTCCACAACGTCAGCGCTCAGCAGCAGGCCCTGCTCTACCAGCTCTACCGCCTGGACTTCCTCATGTTCAACTACTCCACGCCCAGCTACCTGCAGCTGCACTGA